The following proteins are encoded in a genomic region of Montipora foliosa isolate CH-2021 chromosome 10, ASM3666993v2, whole genome shotgun sequence:
- the LOC137972668 gene encoding uncharacterized protein produces MAATLLVALTFMVFFTCFFTCPAISGATYADESQCFKHNAYSCVIREGIGTFCAFGFYARVPVRLELSLHVFHKSGLPCCLWTTRGYTCLLVPGHDPPQDITIFMDVSLNPGPDLTGSWIQLDQFTTSKVVGRQSHTNSPSSNIKYSRKFLLSLRSSACTPCPQVLGELKSHGVLKYRGGKGGKKTRGNYLNIFPTTTERDYANFGYLQAPLPFRSVNLNNLISVTTTNSSKINCRCVQFCVLNVRSIKNKTMAVKDFVVDQDIDILALTETWLRPGNIDNVEIRTLCPTGYRFLHVPTDHSRGGGVGLLFKDTLQINSHITDTFKIFELMDIHFRTLQFIRVLLIYRPPDNSSTMLFLEEFSLLLEQIMAESTGHLLICGDFNVHVDDPCIIYANRFNEILESCNLKQLVTGAAHSNGHTLDLVISKRDDHLITGIKIIDSVISDHCAVHCNLRVLKPHFMKKKVYYRKLCSLDTESFCEDISTSPLLRDQAVELNALVDQYDNVLGSLLGLYAPLKQRTVTLRPGAPWYKPEVGEQKNIRRRKIDKIHHGLVERKIRIGSSPSDVTVCGAEFCNFAEVTQEEIKTFSRKSLSKSCEFDPLPAVVLKGCFIVLLPTITRIINLSLSTGVIPDALKVAILSPMLKKSDADFEQFQNFRPISNLKVVSKLVEKAVAIQLTDHVMSHHLDETFQSAYKNFHSTETALVRVQNDILCAIDNNESVILLLLDLSAAFDTVDHSIMLSRLRDRFGVNGTVLAWFESYLTSWKQFVQVNGCRSTQRSLERGVPQGSVLGPLLYLLYTSPVANIINFHKLQYHLYADDTQLYISFKTDCCDDLSLAKHRV; encoded by the exons ATGGCTGCCACGTTGTTAGTCGCTCTTACATTTATGGTgttttttacttgtttttttacttgtccTGCGATATCTGGAGCAACTTATGCCGACGAAAGCCAGTGTTTCAAGCACAACGCTTATTCCTGTGTTATTAGGGAGGGCATTGGTACATTTTGTGCTTTTGGCTTTTATGCACGAGTTCCTGTGCGGCTGGAACTGTCATTGCATGTTTTCCATAAATCAGGTCTTCCTTGCTGCTTATGGACGACACGCGGTTACACTTGTCTGCTTGTGCCTGGTCATGATCCTCCTCAAGACATTACGATATTCATGGATGTCTCCTTGAATCCTGGCCCCGACTTAACTGGTAGTTGGATTCAGCTCGATCAGTTTACCACTTCAAAAGTTGTTGGCCGCCAGTCGCATACTAATTCACCTTCATCGAATATAAAATACTCTAGGAAATTTCTTTTAAGTCTACGATCGAGTGCTTGTACTCCTTGTCCTCAAGTTCTGGGCGAACTAAAATCGCATGGTGTTCTGAAGTATAGAGGAGGAAAAGGTGGAAAGAAGACCCGAGGAAATTATTTAAATATATTTCCAACAACAACTGAACGCGATTATGCTAATTTTGGTTATCTCCAAGCGCCATTGCCATTTCGAAGTGTGAACTTGAATAATTTAATATCGGTAACTACAACGAATTCTTCAAAAATTAACTGTCGCTGTGTTCAGTTTTGTGTTCTTAACGTGAGATCCATTAAGAACAAGACAATGGCAGTTAAAGACTTTGTGGTCGATCAAGACATTGATATTTTAGCTCTCACTGAAACATGGCTGCGCCCTGGTAACATTGATAATGTTGAGATTAGAACCCTATGTCCAACTGGCTATAGATTCTTACACGTTCCAACGGATCATTCCCGAGGTGGAGGTGTTGGCTTGTTATTTAAAGACACTCTCCAAATTAATAGTCACATCACCGATACCTTCAAGATATTTGAATTGATGGACATTCACTTTAGAACTCTTCAATTCATTCGAGTTCTGCTTATTTATCGCCCTCCTGATAACAGCTCTACTATGTTATTTCTTGAAGAATTCTCATTGCTTCTGGAACAAATTATGGCTGAATCCACTGGTCACTTACTAATATGTGGTGACTTCAATGTACATGTCGACGACCCCTGTATCATCTATGCAAATCGCTTCAATGAAATTCTTGAATCATgcaatttaaaacaacttgttactGGAGCAGCTCACTCTAACGGACACACTCTGGATCTTGTAATTTCTAAAAGAGATGATCATCTTATTACTGGAATCAAAATTATCGACTCTGTAATCTCGGATCATTGTGCGGTTCATTGTAACTTGCGTGTGCTAAAACCGCACTTTATGAAGAAAAAGGTGTACTATCGGAAACTATGTTCTCTAGATACTGAATCCTTCTGTGAAGATATCTCGACCTCTCCTTTGCTACGGGATCAAGCTGTTGAACTCAACGCTCTTGTGGATCAATATGACAATGTATTGGGATCCCTTTTGGGTCTCTATGCCCCTTTAAAACAGCGAACAGTAACATTACGACCTGGTGCTCCCTGGTATAAGCCGGAAGTGGGTGAACAGAAAAACATCCGAAGGCG CAAGATTGATAAAATACATCATGGGCTTGTCGAAAGGAAAATACGCATTGGGTCTTCCCCTTCAGACGTCACAGTTTGCGGGGCAGAGTTTTGCAACTTTGCTGAAGTTACCCAGGAGGAAATAAAAACGTTCTCAAGGAAATCACTATCTAAATCTTGTGAATTTGATCCTCTACCCGCAGTAGTTCTGAAAGGCTGTTTTATCGTTCTACTTCCTACTATTACGAGGATCATCAATTTGTCCTTATCGACCGGTGTTATACCTGATGCTCTGAAGGTTGCTATACTATCACCCATGCTGAAAAAATCTGATGCTGACTTTGAACAGTTCCAAAACTTTCGTCCTATCTCGAATTTAAAAGTAGTATCAAAGCTTGTTGAAAAGGCAGTTGCCATACAACTTACAGATCACGTTATGTCGCACCACTTAGATGAGACGTTTCAGTCTGCATATAAAAACTTTCACTCCACCGAGACAGCTTTAGTAAGGGTTCAGAATGACATTCTGTGTGCTATCGACAACAATGAGTCTGTCATACTTCTTTTATTGGATTTGTCAGCTGCCTTCGACACGGTGGATCATTCGATAATGCTTTCAAGATTGCGTGATCGCTTCGGAGTAAACGGTACTGTACTTGCATGGTTTGAGTCCTACCTGACGTCGTGGAAGCAATTTGTACAGGTCAATGGCTGTAGATCAACACAGCGCTCTCTAGAACGTGGTGTACCTCAGGGATCTGTTCTGGGCCCTCTTCTTTATCTCCTCTATACATCACCCGTTGCCAATATCATCAACTTCCACAAGTTACAGTATCATTTatacgctgatgatactcagCTGTATATATCTTTTAAAACTGACTGTTGCGACGATCTTTCACTGGCTAAGCATCGTGTTTAA
- the LOC137972669 gene encoding uncharacterized protein: protein MAAGRLLNPPDHQQLSSGNVSQNWKRFKQKWSNYELAIGIARKEDPIRVATFLTVIGNEALDVYNAFTKDSDADKVKMDKVLEHFEQYCEPCKNTIYERYLFFSRGQESGEPIDKYATVLRNMADSCEFQDLKDLLIRDRIVFGIADHNVRERLLRVPDLTLNKALELARAAEATQSQLKQMQNLHEVNAVGKKKENFFQKKQEEKKKSANGSVQQIDCKFCGRKHVPDRSKCPAYGQQCNKCGKRNHFAAKCTGGRQSSRNLHANQNLNYVQEDSDGSQFEEYTIDVITYQVSAVEEKKHPKQLFTSK from the coding sequence ATGGCGGCCGGGCGTCTGTTAAACCCACCGGATCATCAGCAGCTTTCAAGTGGAAATGTATCTCAAAATTGGAAAAGGTTTAAGCAAAAGTGGAGTAACTATGAGCTAGCTATCGGAATAGCCAGAAAAGAAGATCCCATTCGAGTAGCAACTTTTCTCACTGTGATTGGCAACGAAGCCCTAGATGTTTACAATGCATTCACGAAGGACAGTGACGCAGACAAAGTCAAAATGGATAAAGTTCTAGAGCATTTTGAGCAGTACTGTGAGCCTTGCAAGAATACAATCTACGAGAGGTATTTATTCTTTTCGCGTGGACAGGAAAGTGGGGAGCCCATTGATAAATATGCCACTGTTCTACGAAACATGGCAGACTCTTGTGAATttcaagatttgaaagatttgTTGATACGCGACCGCATCGTGTTTGGAATCGCTGATCACAACGTGAGAGAGCGTTTGTTGCGAGTCCCAGATTTGACGCTGAATAAAGCTCTCGAACTTGCACGAGCTGCCGAAGCAACCCAAAGCCAGTTGAAACAAATGCAAAACTTGCACGAGGTTAATGCAGtagggaagaagaaagaaaacttcttccaaaagaaacaagaagagaagaaaaaatcaGCCAACGGCAGTGTTCAGCAGATCGACTGCAAATTTTGTGGCAGGAAACATGTACCAGACAGATCAAAGTGCCCTGCATATGGCCAACAGTGCAACAAGTGTggaaaaagaaaccattttgCTGCGAAGTGTACAGGAGGAAGGCAGTCCAGTCGTAATTTACATGCCAATCAGAATTTGAATTATGTGCAAGAAGATTCAGATGGGAGTCAATTTGAAGAGTATACTATTGATGTCATAACTTATCAAGTCAGTGCTGTGGAAGAAAAGAAACACCCAAAACAGTTGTTTACATCAAAGTAA